In Stieleria varia, one genomic interval encodes:
- a CDS encoding ABC transporter permease — translation MIWLRTLRLGVKSLALHPLRSGLTMLGILIGVWSVILLTAIGQGASDQVQRQFESLGATTIIVRSQKPPEEKLAGMSASQYGLLRSDMDTLLATVPTIRTAIPIREIRRQFTYRDRMIDGRLVGCTPGYAEVNTLKVRGQSGRFLSDADGINLDTVCVIAAGVAERLFPYEEPLGKRVYIPESKDYYRVVGVLEARNPSAAIGGSLDSQDFSADIYVPIETLRSRVGDTIVTRRSGQFQVEIMELNQITLQVNSVDEVKKTKKMIENLLNRSHGDINDVAVVAPLELLEQAKNLRLMFLGIGVLIACISLVVGGIGIMNIMLASVTERTREIGIRRALGAKQRDIVRQFLIETLVLSFAGAGLGALLGFLGPWMYSQLIYVVKEGFPDKFAALPEAIREAEPTIVYEIIPLAMIIAVVVGLFSGLYPAIRAAKMNPIDALRHE, via the coding sequence ATGATTTGGCTTCGCACTCTCCGCCTCGGCGTCAAAAGTTTGGCCCTGCACCCGCTTCGCAGCGGCCTGACCATGCTCGGGATCCTGATTGGTGTTTGGTCGGTTATTCTATTGACCGCGATCGGACAAGGCGCCAGCGATCAAGTCCAGCGTCAATTCGAATCGCTCGGTGCCACCACCATCATCGTCCGCAGCCAAAAACCGCCCGAGGAAAAATTGGCCGGCATGAGCGCCAGTCAGTACGGTTTGCTGCGAAGCGACATGGACACGCTGCTTGCCACCGTCCCCACTATCAGGACCGCGATTCCGATTCGCGAAATCAGGCGTCAGTTCACTTACCGCGATCGAATGATCGACGGACGACTCGTCGGTTGCACTCCCGGTTACGCCGAAGTCAACACGTTGAAGGTCCGGGGGCAAAGCGGTCGCTTTCTCTCCGACGCCGACGGCATCAACCTCGACACGGTCTGCGTGATCGCCGCCGGCGTTGCCGAACGACTTTTCCCTTACGAAGAACCTCTGGGCAAGCGGGTCTACATCCCAGAGAGCAAGGACTACTACCGCGTCGTCGGCGTCTTGGAGGCTCGTAATCCATCGGCAGCCATCGGTGGCTCATTGGACTCGCAAGATTTCTCGGCAGACATCTATGTGCCGATCGAGACCCTGCGAAGTCGTGTCGGTGACACCATCGTGACTCGCCGTAGTGGACAGTTCCAAGTTGAGATCATGGAACTCAACCAGATCACCTTACAAGTCAACTCGGTTGACGAAGTCAAAAAGACAAAAAAGATGATTGAGAATCTGCTCAATCGTTCGCACGGTGATATCAACGATGTCGCCGTGGTCGCACCCCTTGAGTTGCTTGAGCAAGCCAAGAACTTGCGGCTGATGTTCTTGGGCATCGGCGTTCTGATCGCCTGCATCTCCCTTGTCGTCGGCGGCATCGGGATCATGAACATCATGTTGGCGAGTGTCACCGAGCGAACTCGCGAAATCGGCATCCGCCGCGCACTGGGTGCCAAGCAGCGCGACATCGTTCGCCAGTTCTTGATCGAAACGCTCGTGCTCAGCTTCGCGGGGGCCGGACTCGGCGCCCTGCTGGGGTTCCTCGGCCCATGGATGTACTCCCAACTCATCTACGTGGTCAAAGAAGGCTTTCCGGACAAGTTCGCGGCGTTACCCGAAGCGATTCGTGAAGCCGAACCGACGATCGTTTATGAAATCATCCCATTGGCCATGATCATCGCGGTCGTGGTCGGTCTCTTTAGCGGACTCTACCCGGCAATTCGGGCCGCCAAGATGAATCCGATCGACGCATTGCGTCACGAATAA
- a CDS encoding DUF1592 domain-containing protein, translating into MLRSFWHSTVRPVVACSLVWICLATVAQAQPGRDKDPLSWDRNVQAIVNRFCVKCHNESEPSGDVNLAQDEDIRQILEHRRTWETALSVVEQGEMPPDDARQPSDEQRQHLIGFIRRTLEELDCSEAADPGYPNVRRLNRVEYDLTIEDLTGLRMNLAETFPPDASAYGFDHLGEVLSLAPSQVQQYFDAAQKVVAELIRQKDTRPELYIRAFGNKPANRDDERVQAKAAAERFATRAFRRPVESDYIDQLMGLYDKARQKDQTHQQATGHLLSAVMISPKFLLRVEQNRPGLYEAYPVDEYELATRLSYFLWSRPPDDRLLDLAAGGKLSQDDILEQETRRMLADPRSLALAENFFGQWLSLRDAQTHQPDREQFPQFNEALRQAMQDEMRLLCSEIVQNNQPVNDLIDADYTYLNQSLAEHYGIDGDFGKEPRRVQLADRRRGGVVTSAALTMLLADPARTNVPRRGNFIAGRLLGTPPPPPPPNVPPLEDVADDGTHKTLRELLELHRSKPECASCHAKMDPLGFALENYDAIGRWRDTDNGQPIDASGEWTGGEEFDGPVGLKDLLLEKRDEFSATLIRNLLIYALGRGLHGSDECVVQDCLKAAQQDEYRFATIVVAITKSVPFRYRRNPID; encoded by the coding sequence ATGTTGCGTTCATTTTGGCACTCAACGGTGCGTCCAGTCGTTGCTTGTTCGCTCGTTTGGATCTGTCTGGCAACGGTCGCGCAGGCTCAGCCCGGACGCGACAAGGATCCTCTGTCGTGGGACCGCAATGTCCAAGCAATCGTCAATCGGTTCTGCGTCAAGTGTCACAATGAAAGTGAGCCCAGCGGCGATGTGAATCTCGCTCAAGACGAAGACATCCGGCAGATCCTGGAACATCGTCGCACTTGGGAAACGGCACTGTCGGTTGTCGAGCAAGGTGAAATGCCGCCCGATGATGCACGTCAGCCCTCGGACGAACAGCGACAACACTTGATCGGTTTCATCCGCCGCACCCTTGAGGAACTCGACTGCAGCGAGGCCGCCGATCCTGGGTACCCGAATGTCCGACGTCTGAACCGTGTCGAGTACGATTTGACGATCGAGGACTTGACCGGACTACGGATGAATTTGGCGGAAACCTTTCCGCCCGATGCCAGCGCGTACGGCTTTGATCACTTGGGCGAAGTCCTCAGCCTTGCGCCCTCTCAAGTCCAACAGTATTTCGACGCGGCGCAAAAAGTTGTCGCTGAGCTGATCCGGCAAAAAGATACTCGACCCGAACTCTACATACGAGCCTTTGGCAACAAGCCGGCCAACCGCGACGACGAGCGTGTGCAAGCGAAAGCTGCGGCAGAACGTTTCGCCACGCGCGCTTTTCGTCGACCTGTCGAATCCGACTATATCGATCAGTTGATGGGGCTCTATGACAAAGCCCGTCAAAAAGACCAGACGCACCAGCAAGCGACCGGGCATCTGTTGTCGGCCGTCATGATCTCACCCAAGTTTCTCTTGCGTGTTGAACAGAATCGGCCCGGCCTCTACGAAGCGTATCCGGTCGACGAGTATGAGCTGGCGACGCGATTGAGCTATTTCCTGTGGTCACGACCACCGGACGATCGACTGTTGGATCTCGCTGCGGGCGGCAAACTTTCACAGGATGACATTCTGGAGCAGGAAACTCGCAGAATGCTAGCCGATCCACGCAGCCTCGCTCTGGCAGAAAACTTCTTCGGTCAATGGTTGTCCCTGCGAGACGCTCAGACACATCAACCCGATCGCGAGCAATTCCCTCAATTCAACGAAGCTCTGCGGCAAGCGATGCAGGACGAGATGCGGCTGCTGTGCAGCGAGATCGTGCAAAACAATCAACCGGTCAACGACCTGATTGATGCCGATTACACCTACCTGAACCAATCGCTTGCTGAGCACTACGGTATTGATGGTGACTTTGGCAAAGAGCCTCGCCGTGTGCAGCTCGCCGATCGCAGACGCGGCGGTGTGGTCACGTCGGCTGCCCTGACGATGCTGTTGGCCGACCCGGCTCGAACCAATGTTCCCCGACGCGGAAACTTCATCGCCGGTCGTTTACTGGGAACGCCACCACCACCACCGCCGCCCAACGTTCCGCCACTGGAAGATGTTGCCGACGATGGCACGCACAAGACGTTGCGTGAATTGCTGGAACTGCATCGTAGCAAACCCGAGTGCGCCAGTTGCCACGCCAAAATGGATCCGCTGGGTTTTGCTCTGGAGAACTACGACGCGATCGGTCGTTGGCGTGACACGGACAACGGACAACCGATCGACGCCTCCGGTGAATGGACCGGTGGCGAAGAGTTCGACGGTCCCGTGGGCTTGAAAGATTTGCTGTTGGAGAAACGCGATGAGTTCTCCGCGACACTCATTCGAAACCTATTGATCTACGCATTGGGCCGTGGCTTGCACGGCAGCGATGAATGCGTCGTTCAAGATTGCTTGAAAGCAGCTCAGCAGGACGAGTACCGTTTTGCAACCATCGTCGTGGCGATCACCAAGAGCGTCCCGTTCCGCTACCGACGCAACCCGATCGACTGA
- a CDS encoding DUF1552 domain-containing protein — protein sequence MTRSLKLSRRTLLRGTGAAVALPWLDAMSSRSAWAAETGKPPVRLAFFYVPNGVNMNDWRLGEPGELSELSPILKPLDPVKDKVNVLTGMAADHCNGKSASHEPAGGGYLVGRKCKHSEEPEVGGASVDQVIARQIGYQTPIDSLALGIDPGHRGDHGYSGTYMSHISWRDKQTPAALELNPKQLYDQLFRGKTPTAPDWNAPKPTEAAQKDDSVEASVLDLVRDETKSLQRQLGFNDRRKLEAYLDGLRSIERRIASADRDAHSHHQDSFADDAHVQGAHGSDSAAEIPTLIIPEGKGIPSVYADHVNLMLDIMTLAFQTDTTRIASFMFSYEKSGRSYPEIDAKGSHHSTSHHQSKEENLVQLTRINRHHMELFSRMIQRMAEIQEGDATLLDNVMLCYGSGISDGNKHNNDDLPLLIAGGGGGTIKGGRHLVYKDKTPLCNLYLEFLSRMGDHRESFGDSSGLLGNLQG from the coding sequence ATGACGCGATCATTGAAGCTTTCCCGACGAACCCTCCTGCGTGGCACCGGGGCCGCTGTCGCTCTGCCTTGGCTGGACGCGATGTCCTCTCGCAGTGCTTGGGCGGCCGAGACGGGCAAGCCGCCGGTACGCTTGGCGTTCTTTTATGTTCCCAACGGCGTGAACATGAACGATTGGCGTCTCGGGGAACCCGGTGAGCTCAGCGAACTGTCCCCGATTCTCAAACCGCTCGATCCCGTCAAAGACAAAGTCAACGTGTTGACAGGGATGGCGGCCGACCACTGCAATGGTAAGTCTGCTTCGCATGAACCGGCCGGCGGCGGCTACTTGGTCGGACGCAAGTGCAAACACTCCGAAGAACCCGAGGTCGGTGGCGCGTCGGTCGATCAAGTCATCGCGAGACAGATCGGCTACCAAACTCCCATCGATTCACTGGCCCTGGGAATCGACCCCGGTCACCGTGGCGACCACGGTTACAGCGGTACCTACATGTCACACATCTCATGGCGTGACAAACAAACACCGGCGGCGCTGGAACTCAATCCGAAACAACTCTACGACCAACTGTTCCGCGGCAAGACTCCCACCGCACCCGACTGGAATGCCCCCAAACCGACCGAGGCGGCGCAGAAAGATGATTCGGTCGAAGCCAGTGTGTTGGATTTGGTCCGTGACGAAACCAAGTCACTGCAACGCCAACTGGGTTTCAACGACCGTCGCAAACTCGAAGCGTATTTGGATGGATTGCGAAGCATCGAACGACGTATCGCATCGGCCGATCGTGATGCTCACTCGCACCATCAAGACTCGTTCGCAGATGATGCTCATGTACAGGGGGCACACGGCAGTGACTCGGCGGCAGAAATCCCCACGCTGATCATCCCCGAGGGAAAGGGCATCCCATCCGTCTATGCCGACCACGTCAACTTGATGCTCGACATCATGACACTCGCTTTTCAAACCGATACCACTCGTATCGCGAGCTTCATGTTCTCCTACGAGAAATCCGGACGCTCCTATCCAGAGATCGATGCCAAGGGATCGCACCACTCGACATCCCACCACCAGAGCAAAGAAGAAAACTTGGTGCAGTTGACCCGCATCAACAGACACCACATGGAATTGTTCTCGCGAATGATCCAGCGAATGGCGGAGATCCAGGAAGGCGACGCAACGCTACTGGACAACGTGATGCTCTGCTACGGCAGCGGCATCAGCGACGGGAACAAACACAACAACGACGACTTGCCCCTATTGATCGCCGGAGGCGGTGGCGGAACCATCAAAGGCGGTCGCCATCTCGTCTACAAAGACAAAACACCGCTGTGCAACCTGTATCTCGAATTCCTATCGCGAATGGGCGACCATCGTGAGTCGTTCGGTGACAGCAGCGGACTGTTGGGCAATTTGCAGGGATGA
- a CDS encoding CHAD domain-containing protein, whose amino-acid sequence MNSDPTDSGKWVNLTNANECVASAAQITLELRLRAVQTSLPVAAEQADETPEHVHRLRVATRRALAALELYADFVPGKDATWLAKQMKKIRKAAALARDLDVLTSRYHKSPSSKRKHILRRLNRLRSRAQRSIVGLNQKLTENERLSRRIDRVLRGIVQDTDVKLVDFALSKIGQQANAFFNGAPVDLGDIDQLHRFRVQAKAFRYSMELLCDALPETIRSDIYPLVCLVQDHLGEINDHAVAQQKLKQLCRKEKRDGHSRQVKKLARREKQAMQWAIARFQDWFTPRFLNDFRLKLDEILTNSP is encoded by the coding sequence ATGAACAGCGATCCGACCGACAGCGGGAAATGGGTCAACTTAACCAATGCGAACGAATGCGTTGCCTCGGCCGCGCAGATCACTTTAGAACTCCGATTGCGGGCGGTGCAAACCTCATTGCCGGTCGCTGCCGAGCAAGCGGATGAAACGCCGGAGCATGTTCATCGGCTGAGAGTGGCAACCCGACGCGCACTAGCTGCATTGGAGCTCTACGCAGATTTTGTGCCCGGCAAGGATGCCACTTGGCTTGCTAAGCAGATGAAAAAAATTCGCAAAGCGGCAGCGCTCGCGCGTGACCTGGATGTGCTTACCTCGCGTTATCACAAGTCACCAAGCTCCAAGCGTAAACACATCTTGCGTCGGCTCAATCGATTGCGCAGCAGGGCACAACGATCGATCGTAGGTCTGAATCAAAAACTGACTGAGAACGAACGCCTGAGTCGACGAATCGATCGAGTGCTGCGCGGAATCGTTCAGGACACCGATGTGAAATTGGTTGATTTTGCCCTGTCAAAGATCGGGCAACAGGCCAATGCTTTTTTCAATGGTGCGCCGGTTGATCTCGGCGATATCGATCAGCTTCACCGATTTCGTGTCCAAGCCAAGGCGTTTCGATACTCAATGGAGCTCCTCTGCGACGCTTTGCCCGAAACGATCCGCTCGGACATTTACCCCTTGGTCTGCCTTGTCCAAGATCACCTTGGCGAAATCAACGATCACGCCGTCGCGCAGCAAAAACTCAAGCAGCTTTGTCGCAAAGAGAAACGTGATGGACATTCACGCCAGGTGAAAAAGTTGGCGAGGAGAGAAAAACAGGCTATGCAGTGGGCGATCGCCAGATTTCAAGACTGGTTCACTCCCCGTTTTCTGAACGATTTTCGGCTCAAACTCGACGAAATCCTCACCAATTCTCCCTGA